From a single Rutidosis leptorrhynchoides isolate AG116_Rl617_1_P2 chromosome 5, CSIRO_AGI_Rlap_v1, whole genome shotgun sequence genomic region:
- the LOC139847514 gene encoding methylsterol monooxygenase 1-1-like isoform X3: MLPYTTLQEAETAIGRSLTAAETLWFNYSGNKSDYILYCHNIPLILILSMIVPLFYLIIELIFPNYVASYKVQPNIKISLYQNIKCYVGVLRTYILIVTPILLASYPSIKMIGIRTSLPLPSSMEIISQIIVYFLIEDYTNYWIHRLFHCKWVYENIHIVHHEYTAPMGFATQHAHWVEILVFGIPSFLGPAIVPGHMVTFLLWLALRQVEAVENHSGYDFPWTYKKLIPFSAGAEYHDYHHYVGGQSQSNFAPIFTYCDYIYGTDKGYRYRKRLLEKQLKDGTNGNGKKNVGFDASGPYMMKAE; encoded by the exons ATGTTGCCCTACACCACCTTGCAGGAGGCTGAAACGGCCATTGGTCGATCTCTAACCGCTGCTGAAACATTATGGTTCAACTATTCCGGCAACAAGTCCGATTACATTCTTTACTGCCACAACATTCCCTTAATTCTCATCCTTTCAATGATTGTGCCACTTTTTTACCTCATTATCGAACTCATCTTTCCAAATTACGTCGCCTCTTACAAAGTTCAACCCAACATTAAGATTTCCTTGTACCAAAACATCAAGTGTTACGTGGGTGTATTGCGAACATACATCCTCATTGTCACACCAATACTACTTGCCTCTTATCCTTCCATAAAA ATGATTGGCATTCGAACAAGCTTGCCACTACCATCATCAATGGAGATAATATCTCAAATAATAGTCTACTTTCTTATCGAAGACTACACAAATTATTGGATCCATAGACTATTTCATTGCAAATGGGTGTATGAGAACATTCATATTGTACATCATGAATACACAGCACCAATGGGATTTGCAACACAGCATGCACACTGGGTGGAGATATTGGTTTTTGGGATTCCATCTTTTTTGGGCCCTGCAATTGTGCCTGGTCACATGGTTACATTCTTGTTGTGGCTTGCATTGAGGCAGGTTGAAGCAGTTGAGAATCACAGTGG GTACGACTTTCCGTGGACATATAAAAAATTAATTCCATTTTCTGCTGGTGCTGAGTACCATGATTATCACCATTATGTTGGGGGCCAAAGCCAAAGCAACTTTGCACCCATTTTTACTTACTGTGACTACATTTATGGAACAGACAAG GGCTATAGGTACCGTAAGAGACTCCTGGAAAAACAG TTAAAAGATGGCACAAACGGCAATGGCAAAAAAAATGTCGGATTTGATGCTTCTGGGCCATATATGATGAAAGCAgagtaa